The genomic segment ggttctggaggagagaagaggcttcggaagagcagaggggtgggagagagtcaggggcacaggctgagatgaAAGACAAGGATGAAACAAAGGCCCTGACGCCTGagccctgcactgctcctgctttgtgctgctgttggaGCTCAGGCAAGTGCTGGTTGGGTTTTTAATGAGCTTGGTCTCCtaaggggagaagcagctgacacCAGCTCTGTGGTGccagccacagcacagcccctgccagccactTCCCaacccagcagcccagctcagcaaagtgccctttgctgtgcccctgcagcaagtccctgtccctctggaactggggagcccagaactgggcacaaagCTCTAGGTGAGGcctccccagcagaggcaggaccAGGCCCTGGGTTTGCCCTGTGGCTGTGGAGTGCCCAGCActggcatcctgctgctgcagcaggtcagcagcCCACACCTCTGTGCTTTGCTGGAGCTCATCCTGccgggtgctggctgggctgtaCTGCAGGTGTTAGCTGGAGCAGTCCCATTGTCCTGTCAGGAGtggtgctgggcccagggccgtgccctctgcagcagctgctccatgggcagcggcaggcagaggtgcccaggctggcagcagggtgaCTGCAGCTGCTGCGGGGCCAGGGAGGCAACCCTGGAGCGCTGGAAGGGGAGAGCAGCCGCGGCTGGCACCAAAGCTGTGCTAATTAGGAGCTAATTAGGGGCACAAAGATACTCTCCCCTTCGGCTAGCCCGCGGGCTGCAGCCTTGGTGCCGGTATCGAACCCCTGCCTGTCTGGGGCAGAGTGGGCACAGCGGGCACAGTGGGCACGCCGGCGCCAGGGAGAGTGGGGGCTGAGGCAGGGCTGCCTGGCTCACAGCTCCAGGTGACCTCAGCACCACCAAGCCTCGTCCTGACCTCTGCAGCGAACTTCTCATGTTCAAGGACTGAATTTGTATCTGCGGCAGAGGGGGAACAAAACCGTGCCCGAGGGCTGCCGCTGCCCGCAGAGCCTGCCCCGGGAGGGCCTCCCACCGGGCAGCAGAACCTGCCAGGGGAGCTGCCGCCGCCCCCagggtgctgtgcccagcctgtcccctcctgcagAGGCACCAACCGGGCAGGGCTTTCCCCTTCCCACCTCTGAGGCATTTGGAGGACGTTTTGGATGCGGTTTCACTCTGCACTCTCCCCAGCCGGGCAGCGGTGCCAggtgggagctgcagccctggcacagtgaCGCCAGGACAGCCACGCCCTGGAACCTCACCCACTCACCGCGAGAGCTCTGCTGAAGTGTCCTcgctgctggaggcagctctgggcccttggctggggcaaagcaggagctgcagtgccccagggagcaCAGGGGCCCGGGACACCTTTCTGAGCTGTTTGATGTGGATGTGGCCCAGCTGCACCCTGCgagcccagccctgtgcccagctcctcaCAACCCGAGGGtgttttcctctgctgttgctgttttgGATGCCAGAAGTTGCTCTGGAGCCaggatgagaggctggaatgtggCCCCCGGGAGGTCACCATGCGGTGACCCAGGGCAGGCAACCTCCgtcagagaggagctcagcagagGCTCCGATGTGCTCCTGCGGcggcacagccccagggagccgctgcctgccaggagctgggcaaGGGCAAGACGAGCTCGGAGCCAGACAAAGTTTCCACAACCCACGGAGGTCTCCTCGCGTGGCACAATCAGCTCAGAGCCCCCCGGGGGCTTTCCATCACCTACCCCGGGGAGTTGCTGCTCCGAggacagggcagagctctgctgccctgctggcagctccgagcagggaggtgagggcagggcatgcacaaccccccctgcagcacCTACCTGGAGGCCTCTCACCCAAGGCTGGGGGAGGTCAGGGGGAGGTCCCGGGGCAGGgcttgctgcaggcagggctgtgctgtggaggTGCCTCCGGACAGGActcgctgccctgctgctgctcctccagctcacCTTGGTGCTTGCGGACTGGCTGAGTGCCCTGTGCCCCAAGAGCAAGGCAGAGCATCAGCTgccatgccagcagcaggcagcaacagtGCACCTGAAGGGCTGAaggggcagcagaagcagaaaggtAAAGGGCAGATTTCGTCTGGGGCTCCTTGCTGGGCCACGGTTGCTGTTCTGGCACAAAGGGGCTGTGGTAGCTTCAGCTGCCCACCCTTGGAGGATGCATTCACAGGCACCTGCTGCCTTGTGGGGAGGGGATGTTGGCAGCTCTGGCACAATGCAAAGCTGTaaggagagcagggcaggggggtgaGGAACCCAGAGCAGCCCTTCCTGCTGAGTGAAGCCTGGCATGGGACTGGGCTCTCAGGACATGGCAGAAAGCACCATGGCAGCTTGGGTGAAAGCAGCCTCTGGCACAGGTAACTACAGCTGAGTGaaggcacctcccagcctgagATTTCAGCTGTAGCTTagcaacctgggctgggtgaaagcagctgagcagggctgggggctcagGAGAGGCTCAGCCTTGCCCTCCCCTTTGTTCCCTCAGCTCAACACCAGAGCCAGCTGCCGACTCCCATGGCAGCCACGGAGCCTCCccacttctgtgctgctgaaacCTTCCCCtttgccacccagccctgcactgaGCAACTCTCAGAACGTCTGCAGGCAGCCCCCAGTGAGTCAGCCACGGCAGTTACACAATGGTGATTCAggactcctccagctgctgcaggagcagctctgaaggtGAACCTCCTGGTACCACATCTTGAGTCACTGACAGGTGAGACTCTCAGATGGTTcaagatgtccttgctcactgcagcttGAAAGATCTCTTCCCACCCAGGCTGGGCTGACTCAAGAGAAGAGCTCCTAAcaacagcccagccctggaacTGGATCAGCTTTCagctcccttctgacccaaaccaccCTGAGCTTTTGTGGGCCCCAGGATTCCTGAgcaccctgctgcagagaggtttcctttcccagcacagaaggcagcagccaagCTGCCTGCTCCCACCCACACTGCATCAGCCCAGACACTCCCAGAGCAACCAAACACTTGAGGCTGTTGCACAAGGAGCCAGGTTGGCCCCagcaggctgtccctgtcccatgCAGGCTGTCCCCAcacaggctgtccctgtcccatgCAGGCTGTCCCCACACAGGCTGTCATGCAATCCTCAGGCCATCTTCTGCCTTATTCTTGGAAACCAGGAGCTCCTCCAGGGCAGGATCCACTTGATCTGCACAAGCCAAAGCACTTGGAACAACCTgtgactccagaagaaaagagaagggcaaAACAGCCTCTTGGTAACAAATTTATTTCATAGATTGGCTTACAGAGCTAAAGTGAACATAGAAACAGcaccaagctggtgaagagtctgctACAAACCCAAGTTTAACGAATacaaaagagaaggctgcagggcctggctctgcactgctgggttTGGACGGTTCAGAAGgcaacccaaaccccacagctgctccagagagGCTCAGGACTGCAGATGCCAGGGTTGGCACGGCTTTGTGTGGCAGCAGGGGTGACCCTGGAGCACCTGGAGGATCCCaggctgcctgagctctggcccctgcttgccagcagtggcaggagctTGTAGGTGGTCAGAAGAGAGctgtgagcctcctctgctctgctgatccTTTGGATCAAACACAGGACCCCTGAGGCaagtcacctccagcctcagctgccacacactgctgctattccctctgcagcaagcactCATGTGCTGGAGAGAACAAACCTAAGTGACCAAAGAATTCCAGACAGCAgacaccacagctgcagccccagcagggactgctggctgctcctggcacctgctgtgaggctgcagcactgccctggcatCCCTGCACGGGCACTGCGTGCATGGTGCAGgtctgctcagccccagcagcctttccacagctgctctgcagcagcccctctggctgcagccaccagaaaGCGCTTGGAGCAGCTCCCCAGACCCTTTGTGTTCCACCCAgactccctccccctcccctcccctccccctgccagaaATCATAAAGCACACAGACTGCAAAAAGTGTAACAGAGCCACAAgcactcctccagcccagcccaggccaggggcacctcaggCTGCCCTCCCTTCAGGACCACCTTCACCTgacttccctccccctcccctgctccacgcCCAAAGGGTGAAGCTGACACAAACGTTTTGCTGCAGGGAGCACCAAGTGCCTGCATCTGACtgtgagagaaaacaaaacctgcCCAAACGCCCCCGAACTGCCCTCCTGTTCCCACGGGAAGGGTTCAcctcctttaaacacatccCCTGATGGACACTGCCACCAGTTGCCTCTGCAGAATCGAGCTCAGATTTGGAACACCTCAGCTCTGGCAGAGCCTCAGGccctcagcagctgagctgagcttggctttgcttttgttttccttctctctgcaaaaggctgccctgggctggctggGCCCTGGACGCCAGGGGCCTGCTGCAAGCTTGCTTAATTCCAGCTTCCCACCAGCTCCAGGCCATCTCCTCCCCAAGCCAACATTCATTATTGCCCTGaaagttttgttttgtctttctgtctgtgaaGATGTTCAGGAAGAAGAGCAAACAGCTAAGTGCAATCCCCAGCCCCAGGAGACTGGGACCATACCCTGCTCTTTCccaccaccagagcagaggctgtccccttGCAGAGGTCctcagcagtggctgctcaACTTCTGCTCCTCTTCAGTGCTCTGAGTCCGAGAGGTAGGAAGGCTGAGTCCATCTCCACACCAGCATGTCCTCTCCTGCCACCCTGTGGGACTCTGTCTGGATCCTGGACTCGTTGGAAGCCAGGAAGTCCACTGCTCGCTCCCACACGCGCTTCATCTTCTTCCTGCCGCACACAGCAAGGGGCAGGTCAGAGCCGAACCCTGCTGCTGCGCTCCCTGCTCCCACCGGCGGGGGCTGCTGCTCGGTGCCTCCTGTGGAACCAGGCTGCAGCCCTCCGGCCGCACCACCCACGGAGCAGTCAcctcctgcacagctcagtCTGGTAACCTGCAGCCGGCTCCAGACACCACCACTTCAGCAGAGCCTCCCCCAGAGCCTCCCcatgccctgctcagctcctggagAAGGCAGCAAGAGAACATCCTCCCCACACGAGCTGAAGGACAATCAGCTGCTCCATGGCCAAGCCAACCCAAATCCAGTCACTGTGGCAGAGGAAcgagagcacagccctgggcctGCCACACGCAGCCGGAGCGATGTCAAAGCCCTCTACACACCGAAGGGGCAGAcacactcctgctgcagccctctgcccatgctctgctgcctctgactgcattcctcagcagagctgagccgaGACAGatgaggctgacagctctgcaggacagctcagccccagctcaccTGCTCTGGGGAGGGATGAGGCTGTCCCGGACGTGGAAGATGCCAACGTAGGGGTAGCGCTCCAGGTTCCGCTCCCATTCCTTGTAGTGGTCCTGGacaacagctgcagggcagagggacaagtgtgagctctgcccagtgcagagaggggagcagggctgtgtgcatgcagggacctgctggcctCTACCTATGATCTTCTTCACCATCTCATACATGgcttgctcctcctcctccatcttcCGCCAGCGGTACCGCAGGAAGATGAGGATCCCCCAGAGGGTGATCAGGCCTAGGAGAACCACAGCAGAACTGAGCAGCTGCCAGATGTGctcctgctgggtgccagcagtcTGACTCTGACACTGCCCCTCCCCAGAGGCAGCTtttgctgcctgcccccagggctgctccgaAGTGAACCCAGACAATGCCTTTTGCTCAGCAAGGCCCCGGGactgagcccagctgcagcagagcacaggtggCTGTGGGAAGGGCTGGCTGGAGGGGCCTCACCATGGAGGGGTTttgccctctcagaaacctcaGCACACCCAGAGGGATCCAAGTCCCCACGTCCCAGAGCTGTCTGTGCTGGAGGCCTCCCCCACGATAGgcacctggggagcctgtgaAGCTTCCCTGCCCCGCAGGTAGCTGCTTGATGAGCAACTaaagcctggggctgctgctccccatCCGGGAGCTCCAGCACTGACATGCCCCAGTCCAGCACCAGCCACATAACTTCAGTGCCCCAGgccctccagcagcagtcacCACCCCTCTCACCCCTCCCTTGCCTGGCTGCcacctgtggctctgtgacttacaccagaagaagaggaagaggttgGTGATGGCAGTGAGCACAGCGCGGCGGAAGcggcagcccagccccatctgaGGGTGAGCTGACTCCAGGCAGAACACCTCCtccactctgctcactgcttccgAGGGGTCTCTGCTTCTCAGCCTGGTGGGGAGAGGCAGAGAACCCTCAGTGAGGCGAGCagacagcccagctgcaggcctTAACCAGGGCAGGGAGAACAGACAGGCTGCAGacgcagcagctcctcctgtggAGCACACAGCCCCACGGCTGCCCCGGGTCGTGCCAGGGCTGTCTGCTTAGCACGGCATGGATGTGGcttcagagcaggcagcagggctgcagctgccactggCAAGCTGCAGTCTGCCTCTGCAGTCTCTCTGACAGCATCTCTCAGCGGGCAGAAGATTCAACTTTAAATTGGattgcagctcccagcacagagcagtggaaaTGCTCCGAgtcactgggcagcagctgcaggcagagcagaggaggcagcctgggcctgcccgtggaggctgtgctgctctcagcacaggagcagcagcagcttagccagcagagtggcacccagcagctggctctgcaggagggCAGCCTCCCCTCCCCGGGCATCCATGGCCAAGCCCATCCCAGGAGCTCTGCTCCACGCCTGCTGGGCAccccctgcacacagctgccctcACTGCTCCTTGCCAGCAGGGACCAAGTGCCCCAGGGAAGGGCTACCAGGTTCAGAGGGGCTGGGACAAAGGGATTTGATTTAGTTAAGCTGCTCCttggtgctgtgctggcagtgagCAAGGGCCAGACAAAGCTCTCCACTTAGCAGTGCTCAGCTCACAGactgctgccagcctgagtGTGGTCACTGAACTCCCCTCTCTGTGGAGCTGTTCCCTACCTCCCCTGCTCTTATTTA from the Pogoniulus pusillus isolate bPogPus1 chromosome 39, bPogPus1.pri, whole genome shotgun sequence genome contains:
- the LEMD2 gene encoding LEM domain-containing protein 2 isoform X2; amino-acid sequence: MLGSGWLDRSEESFNLLPVDCDQSTDKFCQAKQRDTTMNMLHELYNYLSVQAGNFECGNPENLKSKCIWVNEAKEHLMNITGSSPQKFEAALHWILNSNKDLGIWLRSRDPSEAVSRVEEVFCLESAHPQMGLGCRFRRAVLTAITNLFLFFWCLITLWGILIFLRYRWRKMEEEEQAMYEMVKKIIAVVQDHYKEWERNLERYPYVGIFHVRDSLIPPQSRKKMKRVWERAVDFLASNESRIQTESHRVAGEDMLVWRWTQPSYLSDSEH